In Notamacropus eugenii isolate mMacEug1 chromosome 1, mMacEug1.pri_v2, whole genome shotgun sequence, one genomic interval encodes:
- the DEGS2 gene encoding sphingolipid delta(4)-desaturase/C4-monooxygenase DES2 isoform X1, which translates to MGNKIAPGNFEWVYTDQPHTQRRKEILAKYPAIKSLMGPDPHLKWIVSCMVLTQFCACYLVKDLSWRWVIFWAYAFGGCVNHSLTLAIHDISHNVAFGNKFIQRNRWFAVFANLPLGLPYSASFKKYHIDHHRYLGGDKLDVDIPTDFECWFFCTPPRKLLWLFLQPLFYALRPLFVNPLPITQMEICNALTQLVVDLVIYMLWGLKPIVYFIAGTILCTGIHPFSGHFIAEHYMFLKGYETYSYYGPLNWLTFNVGYHMEHHDFPSISGSKLPMVRKIAPEYYDNLPQHHSWIQVLWDFVFKDTIGPASRTKRNYKKASKVF; encoded by the exons CTAAGTATCCAGCCATCAAATCTCTAATGGGCCCAGATCCACACTTGAAATGGATTGTGTCCTGCATGGTGCTGACCCAGTTCTGCGCTTGTTACCTGGTCAAAGACTTATCTTGGCGATGGGTCATCTTCTGGGCCTATGCATTTGGGGGCTGTGTGAACCACTCCTTGACCCTGGCCATCCACGACATCTCCCATAACGTGGCTTTTGGCAACAAATTTATTCAGCGGAACCGTTGGTTTGCAGTCTTCGCCAACCTCCCTCTTGGTTTGCCATACTCTGCTTCCTTCAAGAAGTATCACATTGATCACCATCGCTACCTGGGTGGTGACAAACTAGATGTGGACATCCCCACAGACTTTGAGTGTTGGTTCTTTTGCACTCCACCGAGGAAGCTCCTCTGGCTCTTCTTGCAACCATTGTTTTACGCCCTGCGTCCACTCTTTGTAAACCCTCTGCCTATTACACAGATGGAGATCTGCAATGCACTGACCCAGCTTGTGGTTGACCTTGTGATCTATATGCTTTGGGGGCTGAAGCCAATTGTATACTTTATCGCAGGCACTATCCTCTGTACAGGAATACACCCCTTTTCTGGTCACTTCATTGCTGAGCACTATATGTTCTTGAAGGGCTATGAGACCTATTCCTACTATGGGCCCCTCAACTGGCTGACCTTTAATGTAGGCTACCACATGGAACACCATGACTTTCCTAGTATCTCAGGCTCCAAGTTGCCCATG GTGCGGAAAATTGCCCCAGAATATTATGACAACCTGCCCCAGCACCATTCCTGGATCCAAGTTCTCTGggattttgttttcaaagacacCATAGGACCTGCCTCAAGGACAAAGAGGAATTATAAGAAGGCTTCGAAAGTCTTCTAA
- the DEGS2 gene encoding sphingolipid delta(4)-desaturase/C4-monooxygenase DES2 isoform X2 — translation MGPDPHLKWIVSCMVLTQFCACYLVKDLSWRWVIFWAYAFGGCVNHSLTLAIHDISHNVAFGNKFIQRNRWFAVFANLPLGLPYSASFKKYHIDHHRYLGGDKLDVDIPTDFECWFFCTPPRKLLWLFLQPLFYALRPLFVNPLPITQMEICNALTQLVVDLVIYMLWGLKPIVYFIAGTILCTGIHPFSGHFIAEHYMFLKGYETYSYYGPLNWLTFNVGYHMEHHDFPSISGSKLPMVRKIAPEYYDNLPQHHSWIQVLWDFVFKDTIGPASRTKRNYKKASKVF, via the exons ATGGGCCCAGATCCACACTTGAAATGGATTGTGTCCTGCATGGTGCTGACCCAGTTCTGCGCTTGTTACCTGGTCAAAGACTTATCTTGGCGATGGGTCATCTTCTGGGCCTATGCATTTGGGGGCTGTGTGAACCACTCCTTGACCCTGGCCATCCACGACATCTCCCATAACGTGGCTTTTGGCAACAAATTTATTCAGCGGAACCGTTGGTTTGCAGTCTTCGCCAACCTCCCTCTTGGTTTGCCATACTCTGCTTCCTTCAAGAAGTATCACATTGATCACCATCGCTACCTGGGTGGTGACAAACTAGATGTGGACATCCCCACAGACTTTGAGTGTTGGTTCTTTTGCACTCCACCGAGGAAGCTCCTCTGGCTCTTCTTGCAACCATTGTTTTACGCCCTGCGTCCACTCTTTGTAAACCCTCTGCCTATTACACAGATGGAGATCTGCAATGCACTGACCCAGCTTGTGGTTGACCTTGTGATCTATATGCTTTGGGGGCTGAAGCCAATTGTATACTTTATCGCAGGCACTATCCTCTGTACAGGAATACACCCCTTTTCTGGTCACTTCATTGCTGAGCACTATATGTTCTTGAAGGGCTATGAGACCTATTCCTACTATGGGCCCCTCAACTGGCTGACCTTTAATGTAGGCTACCACATGGAACACCATGACTTTCCTAGTATCTCAGGCTCCAAGTTGCCCATG GTGCGGAAAATTGCCCCAGAATATTATGACAACCTGCCCCAGCACCATTCCTGGATCCAAGTTCTCTGggattttgttttcaaagacacCATAGGACCTGCCTCAAGGACAAAGAGGAATTATAAGAAGGCTTCGAAAGTCTTCTAA